A stretch of Ipomoea triloba cultivar NCNSP0323 chromosome 13, ASM357664v1 DNA encodes these proteins:
- the LOC116002321 gene encoding heterogeneous nuclear ribonucleoprotein 1-like: protein MDSDQGKLFIGGISWETDEDKLKDYFQHYGEVIQTVVMRDKVSGKPRGFGFVVFADPSVLDTVLQDRHTIDGRTVEAKRALSREEQQSSKAGNVNSSSVSGGGGGSNNKTKKIFVGGLPPTLTDDEFRQYFETYGNVTDVVIMYDQQTNRPRGFGFISFDSEDAVDRVLHKTFHDLNDKQVEVKRAFPKDANPNASGRSMGGGNYQGYGGSGNSPYGNKMDSNRYMSSQNTGGGYPSYGSSGYGTPGYGYPPTGGMGYGGYGSYGGANPGYGNANTGYGGLSSSPYGNPNAPNSGYGSGPAGGPRSSWSSQSPSGYGNVGYGSAPWGNSNAASGGGAAAGQSVTGVAGYGSQGYGYSGFGGNDGAYGNPSAYGSIGRAGGAPRTSSPIGGGATGELQSGAGGYGGYGNAGGNSGYGSAGWRPDIPQASGNYGSNGSHGGQVGYGSSYSGSMPGRQSQQQ, encoded by the exons ATGGATTCAGATCAAGGAAAGCTTTTTATTGGTGGGATATCCTGGGAGACGGACGAGGATAAGTTGAAGGATTATTTCCAGCATTACGGCGAGGTGATCCAGACTGTAGTGATGAGAGACAAGGTTTCCGGCAAGCCCAGAGGGTTTGGGTTTGTGGTATTTGCAGATCCCAGTGTTCTTGACACCGTTCTCCAGGATAGGCACACCATTGATGGCCGTACG GTTGAGGCAAAACGGGCGTTATCAAGAGAGGAACAACAGAGCTCGAAAGCTGGGAATGTTAATAGCAGCAGTGTttctggtggtggtggtggtagcaataataagaccaagaaaatatttGTTGGGGGGTTGCCTCCTACCCTCACTGATGATGAGTTCCGCCAGTATTTTGAAACGTATGGTAATGTGACTGATGTAGTTATTATGTATGATCAGCAGACGAACCGACCTCGAGGGTTTGGTTTTATTTCGTTCGATTCTGAAGATGCAGTAGACAGGGTTTTACACAAGACCTTTCATGATTTAAACGACAAGCAAGTAGAGGTAAAACGCGCTTTTCCCAAAGATGCAAACCCTAACGCTAGTGGCCGTTCCATGGGTGGTGGAAATTACCAGGGGTATGGTGGTTCTGGTAACAGCCCTTATGGTAATAAAATGGATTCCAACAGGTACATGTCATCGCAAAACACTGGAGGAGGGTATCCCTCCTACGGTTCCTCTGGTTACGGTACACCTGGTTATGGATATCCACCTACCGGTGGCATGGGTTATGGTGGTTATGGAAGCTACGGTGGTGCCAATCCTGGTTATGGGAATGCGAATACTGGGTATGGAGGCCTTTCCAGTTCTCCGTATGGAAACCCTAATGCTCCCAATAGTGGCTATGGAAGTGGCCCTGCAGGTGGACCGAGAAGCTCGTGGAGCTCTCAGAGTCCCTCGGGGTATGGGAATGTCGGCTATGGAAGTGCCCCATGGGGTAATTCCAATGCTGCTTCTGGTGGCGGTGCTGCTGCAGGTCAATCAGTGACGGGAGTGGCAGGGTATGGGAGCCAAGGTTATGGCTATAGCGGGTTTGGTGGAAATGACGGGGCTTATGGAAATCCATCTGCTTATGGGTCTATTGGACGTGCTGGTGGTGCTCCAAGAACAAGTTCACCGATTGGTGGTGGTGCTACGGGAGAGTTACAATCTGGTGCCGGGGGCTATGGGGGGTATGGCAATGCCGGTGGAAATTCTGGATATGGAAGTGCAGGCTGGAGACCCGATATACCACAAGCTTCGGGCAATTATGGCTCGAATGGATCCCATGGCGGCCAGGTTGGGTATGGAAGCAGCTATAGTGGTAGTATGCCAGGTCGGCAATCTCAACAGCAGTAA